The proteins below are encoded in one region of Myxococcales bacterium:
- the rbfA gene encoding 30S ribosome-binding factor RbfA produces the protein MSLRTDRIAHQLREEIAKVLRDEVTDSRIKMITIQRVDVAPDLSNAIVLWSEFGKDGDPDFDDIDLISEGLDSAASFMRRKVAKSLKNLRRMPELRFRYDPSMRLAGQTMEILQAIKGENNGKSTQ, from the coding sequence GTGTCACTACGAACAGATCGCATCGCGCATCAACTGCGCGAGGAAATCGCCAAGGTCCTGCGAGATGAGGTCACGGACAGTCGGATCAAGATGATTACGATTCAGCGCGTCGACGTGGCCCCAGATCTCAGCAACGCGATTGTACTTTGGAGCGAATTCGGAAAAGACGGAGATCCCGATTTCGACGATATCGACCTCATCTCCGAGGGGCTCGATTCGGCCGCGAGTTTCATGCGGCGAAAAGTGGCCAAGAGCCTGAAAAATTTGCGGCGCATGCCCGAACTGCGCTTTCGGTACGACCCTTCAATGCGTCTGGCGGGGCAGACCATGGAAATTTTGCAGGCGATCAAGGGCGAGAATAATGGCAAATCGACGCAATAG
- a CDS encoding DUF503 domain-containing protein, with the protein MVVGAALVEIHVHGSHSLKQKRGVVRSIQQRLRNQFNISVSEVGGQGTWQRAVLGLTAAGSEALPVRKVLERAIRFVENLHTAEVLNSDLELMVLPHEASADLENWQDDDLQEAAEEAAEEDD; encoded by the coding sequence ATGGTCGTCGGTGCTGCGCTTGTAGAAATTCACGTACACGGCTCTCATTCACTCAAACAGAAACGGGGAGTGGTTCGCTCGATTCAGCAGCGGCTGCGCAACCAGTTCAATATCTCGGTGTCCGAGGTTGGAGGCCAGGGGACCTGGCAACGTGCCGTTTTGGGGTTGACCGCGGCGGGGTCCGAGGCATTGCCGGTAAGAAAGGTACTCGAGCGCGCCATTCGCTTCGTCGAGAATTTGCACACCGCCGAGGTTCTCAACTCGGACCTCGAACTCATGGTGCTACCCCACGAAGCATCGGCAGACCTCGAAAACTGGCAGGATGACGATCTGCAAGAAGCTGCAGAAGAAGCTGCAGAAGAAGACGACTAG